The Coffea arabica cultivar ET-39 chromosome 9e, Coffea Arabica ET-39 HiFi, whole genome shotgun sequence genome has a window encoding:
- the LOC113710033 gene encoding uncharacterized protein, translating to MESQTPPLSSASNEQTTKEELSIQFQTPKSSSSSPFSAVVNIRLWRPAAQRNLRNQWSKSASLWQDWQSCSSATRSQATTLVNSFLSQKYMDAMDLGILSGMLSIRKKASSKLFKQQEIQHNKLLASYKDMVGVVTQMVNTSRSMRCYLKGTTNSPLAQFSLSSENENDTGDGGGAPVFTFWPISLFEKVAQDLVQIFVTELNLKRLLVMELLSLGDERIADLSSLCWSDELYPGEFDDLHTCSLYSHGASKPILPSLGKGEVESFQPRHQQDRNVLQIYLTTLIAEVNVERSRVDEIFASTGAEMHVTLS from the coding sequence ATGGAATCCCAGACCCCTCCTCTTTCTTCTGCTTCAAATGAACAAACCACAAAAGAAGAACTCAGCATTCAATTTCAGACCCCAAAATCTTCTTCTTCGTCTCCTTTTTCTGCAGTAGTAAATATTAGGCTATGGAGGCCAGCAGCGCAGCGAAACCTTAGAAACCAATGGTCGAAGTCGGCTTCTTTATGGCAAGATTGGCAGTCTTGCTCGTCCGCTACTCGCTCTCAAGCCACTACTCTTGTCAACTCCTTTCTCTCCCAAAAGTATATGGATGCGATGGATTTGGGAATTTTGAGTGGCATGCTAAGTATTCGGAAAAAAGCCTCTTCGAAGTTGTTTAAGCAACAAGAGATTCAGCATAATAAACTCTTGGCATCATACAAAGATATGGTAGGCGTTGTAACTCAGATGGTGAACACATCTAGATCTATGAGGTGCTATCTGAAAGGAACAACCAATAGCCCCTTGGCTcagttttctctctcttctgAAAATGAGAATGATACTGGTGATGGTGGGGGAGCCCCAGTCTTCACATTTTGGCCAATCTCTCTTTTTGAAAAAGTAGCACAGGACCTTGTTCAGATATTTGTAACAGAGCTAAACTTGAAGAGGTTGCTTGTCATGGAGCTGCTTTCCTTGGGTGATGAAAGAATTGCAGATCTTAGTAGCTTGTGTTGGTCAGATGAACTTTATCCAGGAGAATTTGATGATCTGCATACATGTTCCTTGTATTCACATGGAGCTAGCAAGCCAATtcttccaagccttgggaaagGCGAAGTTGAATCTTTTCAACCTAGGCATCAACAAGACCGGAATGTTTTACAGATTTATTTAACTACTTTGATTGCTGAGGTCAACGTAGAGAGAAGCAGGGTGGATGAAATATTTGCTAGCACAGGAGCTGAAATGCACGTGACTCTTTCTTGA